One genomic window of Meles meles chromosome 3, mMelMel3.1 paternal haplotype, whole genome shotgun sequence includes the following:
- the LOC123939186 gene encoding olfactory receptor 15-like: protein MRNNSFQVGFILLGFTKWPHLEIILFWIVIILYAMIILSKSAIILLSCVDIHLYTPMYFILSKLSFLDCCFTTTAVPQMLSNLWGPDKSITYTGCVIQLSVFLCLGTTEGVMLVRWPLTTMLLFASLCAISIIMNHQFCWKLVLIAWLSGLMESVTQSPITFQLPFCTHHHLDDFLCEVPAFICLACGDTSAIKWQMTISADLFTIVPVVLILTSYGYTAQALGKLQSEEGRKKAIATCSSHLIVVFMFYGTVAMVYGDPKNHFASNYGKIFTFFYTLVTPLLNPLIYTLRNKEVKDALQRLLKKMRHKWIMSF from the coding sequence ATGAGAAACAACAGTTTCCAAGTAGGCTTTATCCTTCTTGGCTTCACTAAATGGCCCCATCTGGAAATAATTCTCTTCTGGATAGTGATCATTTTGTATGCCATGATCATCCTCTCCAAGTCAGCCATTATCTTGCTCTCTTGTGTGGACATTCATCTCTACACTCCCATGTATTTCATTCTTAGCAAACTTTCCTTCTTGGATTGCTGCTTCACTACAACTGCTGTGCCTCAGATGTTGTCTAATTTGTGGGGGCCAGACAAGAGCATCACCTACACAGGCTGTGTCATTCAACTATCTGTGTTTCTCTGCCTTGGGACAACAGAAGGTGTTATGTTGGTGAGATGGCCTTTGACCACTATGTTGCTATTTGCCAGCCTCTGCGCTATATCCATCATCATGAATCATCAGTTCTGTTGGAAACTTGTGCTAATAGCCTGGCTGTCTGGACTGATGGAATCTGTAACCCAATCTCCCATCACATTCCAGCTTCCTTTTTGCACCCACCACCACCTGGATGATTTTCTGTGTGAAGTTCCTGCCTTCATATGCCTAGCATGTGGAGATACCTCAGCCATTAAGTGGCAAATGACCATCTCTGCTGACCTTTTCACCATTGTGCCAGTGGTATTGATCCTGACTTCTTATGGCTATACAGCTCAAGCCTTGGGGAAACTCCAgtcagaagagggaaggaaaaaagccaTTGCCACCTGTTCTTCCCACCTTATTGTGGTCTTCATGTTTTATGGGACAGTGGCCATGGTTTATGGAGATCCTAAGAACCACTTTGCTTCAAATTATGGCAAGATCTTCACTTTCTTCTACACTTTGGTCACACCACTGTTGAATCCTCTCATCTATACTCTaaggaacaaagaagtaaaagatgctCTGCAAAGACTGCTAAAGAAAATGAGGCACAAATGGATAATGTCCTTTTGA